A stretch of DNA from Bradyrhizobium algeriense:
GCTGCTGATCGGCGCCGCCGTCGGGCTGAAATTGACCAATGCCGTCTATGCGCTCGGTGCGGCCGCCGCCGTGCTTGTCGCTAGCCGGCCGCTGCTGGCAACGCTCTGCCTCGGAGTCGGCGGCGCGGTCGGTGCGCTGGCGTCGGGTGGCGCGTGGGGGCTGATGCTGTGGCGCGAGCTGGGCAATCCGATTTTCCCGCTCTTCAACGCCGTATTCCAGTCCCGGGAATTGATGCCGATGAACATCATGGACTGGCAATTCCTGCCCCGCAGCATGCTGGACGCGCTGGCGTATCCCTTCTATTGGCTGGTCGGCGACAACAGGAGCTCGGAATATCCGTTCCGCGACGCGCGGTTTGCGATTGCGACGGTGTTGATCGTGCTCGGCATCGGCCGAGGCCTTGTCACACGCACCGATATCTTCACGCGCCGCGATACTCAGTTCCTGCTGTTCTTCACCGTCTCCTATGCGGCATGGCTCGCCGTTTTTTCGATCCAGCGCTACGCGATCGTGCTGGAGCTGTTGTGCGCACCCTTGATCGTCCTGCTGATCCATCGCTGCATCGCCGCCACGCCCGGCTCTGACTCGCTCCGCGTATCTTCGGTGCGCATGAATGCGGTGATGCTTGCCGTAGCCCTGGCCATCGCGCTGTGGTCGCAACCGGGAGACTGGTTCCGCCGCCCCTGGTCCAATCCCTATAATCCGAGCATCTCAAAATCCCTTGAGCAGCCCGCTGTCTATCTTCTTCTCGACAAGCCGCTGGCCTATGTCGCCCCGCTTCTGCCATCACAGTCGCGGTTCTATCAGATCGCCGACATTGCCTTGCCCATGATGCCCGACGGCAAGTTCGACCGCCGCATTCGCGCAGCGTTGGAAAAACCGCTGCCGGGCGGCGCATGGGAATTGCACAGGCGCGGCAAGCCGATCCGCGAGCCATTGCTGGAGCAATATGGCATGCGCGTCGATGCTTCCCGGCCGTGCGTCGAAATCGAAGGCGCGGTGCTGGGGACAGCCATCGAGGCGTGTCCGCTGGTCGCGCGCGAGAAGTAGCCGCAGCGTCTCCGCCGGCCGTCCCCGTCGCGATACGAAATCAGGCCACTCCGGGAAAATTAGGAAAAAATTAACCATTGTGGCATTCCGGCCCGATTTCTCCGGCCGCCGGACTCCGCGGCGCTCGAATCCGATTCCGGTTTGTTCTCAAATTAATAATCATGGCCGCGATCTGCTGTGAACAACGCCGCTTTGGCCTGTGGACGGACTCAGGGGTCAGTTGCGCGGATTCCGCAAATCACATCACTTGAGCCTCGGCAACCCCGGGAGGATCAGCGATCGGGGCGATTGCAGACGGCGCCGGCGCATCAGTTCAACGCGCGCCGTGCTCCGCGTGCGTATCAGAAGAATTCAAAAACAAGGTCGAGACGGCATGTCCCTCCTCGAAGGCATTATCGATTCCCGGAACAACCCGCTCGCGGCGGTCGAGGACATTGCCGCCGAGAACAACTGGGCGTTCGAGCGCTCCGGCGAAGACGAAGTCACCATCGTCTCCAAGGGCAGCTGGACCGACTATCAGCTCTCCTTCACCTGGATGGCCGAGATCGAGGCGCTGCACCTGGCTTCCGCCTTCGACATGAAGATTCCGCCTGCGCGCCGTGCCGAAGTGCAGCGGCTGATCGCGGCGATCAACGAGCAATTATGGGTCGGCCATTTCGACATCTGGACCCATACCGGCATGATCATGTACCGGCAGGCGCTGGTGCTGCCGGGCGGGCTGACCGCCTCGACCGCGCAATGCGAGGCCATGCTGGCCGGCGCCATCCACGCCTGCGAGCGCTACTACCCCGCGTTTCAGTTCGTGGTCTGGGCCGGAAAGACCGCCGCGGAGGCGATGAGCGCGGCGATGTTCGATACCGAGGGCGAGGCGTAGGGGTTTCCGCCGTTCCGGCCGTCGATGTCGTCCCTGCCTAGTGCGCAATTGCGCACGGGGCGCAGGAACCCATGCGCCGTGGCGCCTGCGTTCAGGCAAAATGCTTGTCGCACGGTCTTCGCTTCACTAGAACCGACTGTGGTTATGGGTCCCTGCGCCCGTGCGCAATTGCGCACCAGGCAGGGACGACGGCAGCATTTGTGGTGACACCTTGAACACCAACGCACTTGAAAACCTCAACGGCACCATCGCGCTCGCCGGCGCGGGCAAGATGGGCGGCGCGATGCTGACCGGCTGGCTGGCCGGCGGCCTCGACGCAAGCCGCGTCATCGTCGTCGAGCCCTTCCCGTCCGACGACATCAAGGCGCTCGCCGCCAAGGGCGTCCGTCTCAATCCGAACGACGCCGGCACCGCCGATACGCTGGTGGTCGCGGTGAAGCCGCAGATGTTCCGCGAAGCGGGGCCGGCGCTGAAGAAGCTCGTCGGATCGGACACGCTGGTCGTCTCGATCATGGCGGGCACGCCCATCGCCGCGCTGGAACAGGTCTGCGGCGGCATGGTGGTTCGCGCCATGCCGAACACGCCAGCCGCGATCGGCCGCGGCATCACGGTTGCGGTCGCGGCGAAGAATGTCAGCGCCGCGCAGCGCGCCACCGCCGATGCGCTGCTGCGCGCCACCGGCTCGGTCGAATGGGTCGACGATGAAGGCCTGATGGACGCGGTGACCGCTGTCTCCGGCTCCGGCCCGGCCTATGTGTTCCTGCTCGCCGAAGAACTGGCGCGCGCCGGTGTCGAGGCCGGCCTGCCGGCGGATCTCGCCACAAAACTCGCGCGCGAAACCGTCGCCGGCTCCGGCGAATTGCTGCATCGCTCGGAACAGGATTCCGCGACGCTGCGCCAGAACGTCACCTCGCCCGGCGGCACCACGGCGGCCGCGCTGGAAGTGCTGATGGGCCAGGACGGAATGCAGCCGCTGATGATCCGCGCCATCGCCGCGGCGACGAAGCGATCGAAGGAACTGGCGAAGTAGAAGGTGCGTAGGGGGCGGGCAAAGCGCAAGCGTGCCCACCATCGCGAGCACCGTGCTAAATGGTGGGCACGCTTCGCTTTGCCCACCCTACGGCTCCGAGCAAGCAGCTACTTCGCACCCAGCCGCTTGGTAAACATCTCGACATTGACGAGGCCGCGGGCGTGGCGGCCGTCGCCGATCTTGCGCTCGCCCTCGAAGGCTTCGACCTCGAAGCGGATCACGCGGCGCTCCACTGCAGTGACTTTTCCCGTGACGCGCACCACAGCCCCGACCAGCGACGCGCCGAGATGGCGGATATCGACCTCGGTCCCGACCGTGATCCAGCCCGGCTGAAGATGGGCCCTGATGGCGTCGCTCGATGCCATCTCCATTTCCAAAATCATCATCGGCGTCGCATAGACCATCGGCATATCAGGCACGAAATGCCCGACCGTCCGCTCGGTCGGCACGACCAGCGTCCGCTCGGCGCTCATACCGATCTTGATGAAGTCGCGTGCGTCCATGCTCGCTTTCAATGATCGCTGTCATTCCGGGATGGTGCGTTAGCACCAGACCCGGAATCTCGAGATTCCGGGCTCGATGCTTCGCATCGCCCCGGAATGACGGTGGAAATTACTTCTTCGCAGCAGCAGCCGCCCGTTCCACAAACGTCTTGCCGCCCTTCATCTTGTGGGCCAGCGGCGCTTCGTTGATCTGGATCACCACCGCATCGGCATCGACGCCGAGATTCTTGACCAGCGCCTGGGTGATGTCGCGCATCATGCCGGCCTTCTGTTCGTCGGTGCGGCCGGCGGCCATGCTCACGGTAATCTCAGGCATTCTCGTCTCCTCGTTGCTTTTCTTTCGTCATGGCCGGGCTTGTCCCGGCCATCCACGATCTCTTCTATCAAACAAGACGTGGAAGCCCGGCACAAGGCCGGGCATGACGTCTGGAATGAATGGCTATCCCCACTTCACGTCATGGCGCGCCAGCACTTCGCGCACCTTTGCGACGATCTCGTCCTCACCGCAGGAAAACTGCGCGGGACGGGTCTCGCGCCATTCCTGGTTGGAGGCGATGGCCGCAGCGGCTTTCGCACCCTCGATCAGGTCCTTGATCTGAATTTCGCCGCGCGCCTTTTCATCCGAGCCCTGGATGATCACGCACGGCGAGTTGCGGCGGTCGGCATATTTGAGCTGGTTGCCCATGTTCTTGGGATTGCCGAGATAGAGCTCGGCGCGGATGTTCGCGTTGCGAAGCTGCGCCACCATTTTCTGATAGTCGGCGACACGATCACGATCGAACACGGTGACGACGACCGGCCCGAAGTCGGGCCGGGTGTCGAGCTTGCCGAGCATCGTCAGCGCGGCCTGCAGCCGCGACACGCCGATGGAAAATCCCGTCGCCGGCACCGGCTCGCCGCGGAAGCGCGAGACGAGGCCATCATAACGGCCACCGCCGCCAACTGAGCCAAAGCGAACAGGGCGGCCTTTTTCGTCTTTGGTTTCGAGCGTGAGTTCGGCCTCGTAAACAGGTCCGGTGTAATATTCGAGGCCGCGGACGACGGAAGGATCGATAACGATCTGATCCGGCCCATAGCCCGATGCCGAAACGAGATTGCTGATCGCGTCGAGTTCGTCGCGACCTTCCTGTCCGATCTTGCTGTCGCGCAGCCGCGCGTCAATCTGAGCGCCCTGTTCGATCGCACTGACGACCAGGGCAATGTCTTCCGCCTTGAGGCCCGCGCCCTTGGTGAAA
This window harbors:
- a CDS encoding tautomerase family protein, yielding MPEITVSMAAGRTDEQKAGMMRDITQALVKNLGVDADAVVIQINEAPLAHKMKGGKTFVERAAAAAKK
- a CDS encoding YbjN domain-containing protein — its product is MSLLEGIIDSRNNPLAAVEDIAAENNWAFERSGEDEVTIVSKGSWTDYQLSFTWMAEIEALHLASAFDMKIPPARRAEVQRLIAAINEQLWVGHFDIWTHTGMIMYRQALVLPGGLTASTAQCEAMLAGAIHACERYYPAFQFVVWAGKTAAEAMSAAMFDTEGEA
- the hisS gene encoding histidine--tRNA ligase, which produces MLVPTPPMAEKPKKPQKLRARLPRGLEDRGPAAIAATRQMVEKIREVYERYGFEPVETPAMEFTDALGKFLPDQDRPNEGVFSFQDDDEQWISLRYDLTAPLARYVAENFDALPKPYRSYRAGYVYRNEKPGPGRFRQFMQFDADTVGSASPAADAEMCMMAADTMEALGIPRGSYLVKVNNRKVLDGVRDALGIADDGQWLTVMRAIDKLDRLGIFGVQQLLGDGRKDESGDFTKGAGLKAEDIALVVSAIEQGAQIDARLRDSKIGQEGRDELDAISNLVSASGYGPDQIVIDPSVVRGLEYYTGPVYEAELTLETKDEKGRPVRFGSVGGGGRYDGLVSRFRGEPVPATGFSIGVSRLQAALTMLGKLDTRPDFGPVVVTVFDRDRVADYQKMVAQLRNANIRAELYLGNPKNMGNQLKYADRRNSPCVIIQGSDEKARGEIQIKDLIEGAKAAAAIASNQEWRETRPAQFSCGEDEIVAKVREVLARHDVKWG
- the proC gene encoding pyrroline-5-carboxylate reductase; this encodes MNTNALENLNGTIALAGAGKMGGAMLTGWLAGGLDASRVIVVEPFPSDDIKALAAKGVRLNPNDAGTADTLVVAVKPQMFREAGPALKKLVGSDTLVVSIMAGTPIAALEQVCGGMVVRAMPNTPAAIGRGITVAVAAKNVSAAQRATADALLRATGSVEWVDDEGLMDAVTAVSGSGPAYVFLLAEELARAGVEAGLPADLATKLARETVAGSGELLHRSEQDSATLRQNVTSPGGTTAAALEVLMGQDGMQPLMIRAIAAATKRSKELAK
- a CDS encoding thioesterase family protein is translated as MDARDFIKIGMSAERTLVVPTERTVGHFVPDMPMVYATPMMILEMEMASSDAIRAHLQPGWITVGTEVDIRHLGASLVGAVVRVTGKVTAVERRVIRFEVEAFEGERKIGDGRHARGLVNVEMFTKRLGAK
- a CDS encoding glycosyltransferase family 87 protein, translating into MTLATDVSRTDAGRPADRPWQWPVFQTRTLVPIAIALGSLLAGAIYTWFVGEDVNWDWLNYHEYNVWAVINDRYGIDALPAGFQTYFNPAVYFPVYYLRHLLPLPYGLMIIGAVHGLNLLLIYFLVRALLREAATASAIGASILIAAVGPMTLSEVGTSFSDILTALPILAGCVLILSADGSHHGRYVLAGLLIGAAVGLKLTNAVYALGAAAAVLVASRPLLATLCLGVGGAVGALASGGAWGLMLWRELGNPIFPLFNAVFQSRELMPMNIMDWQFLPRSMLDALAYPFYWLVGDNRSSEYPFRDARFAIATVLIVLGIGRGLVTRTDIFTRRDTQFLLFFTVSYAAWLAVFSIQRYAIVLELLCAPLIVLLIHRCIAATPGSDSLRVSSVRMNAVMLAVALAIALWSQPGDWFRRPWSNPYNPSISKSLEQPAVYLLLDKPLAYVAPLLPSQSRFYQIADIALPMMPDGKFDRRIRAALEKPLPGGAWELHRRGKPIREPLLEQYGMRVDASRPCVEIEGAVLGTAIEACPLVAREK